A genomic stretch from Megalobrama amblycephala isolate DHTTF-2021 linkage group LG22, ASM1881202v1, whole genome shotgun sequence includes:
- the LOC125258544 gene encoding uncharacterized protein LOC125258544: MIGLLKRKMKCKNCGHKMNMVASQTKDYVIWECRRKRCGRLKRSVRSKSLFSQSHCTLFTWMKYIHRFAQGLHLRQVDMLQDGIAKSTATLSMMSKKLRRICVKSLEKHRKKKRQKVGGVNVIVHIDESKFCHKRKYARGRFGNTWKRKRTWVFGILEIKAASRRPILRLVKKRNKETLVPIIKKHPELCRSSNRTTHSKH; the protein is encoded by the exons ATGATTGGCTTGCTGAAACGCAAAATGAAATGCAAGAACTGCGGGCATAAAATGAACATGGTTGCCTCCCAGACCAAGGATTACGTCATCTG GGAGTGTCGACGTAAAAGATGTGGACGGTTGAAAAGAAGTGTTAGGTCAAAGTCACTCTTCTCACAATCACACTGCACTCTATTCACATGGATGAAGTACATACATAG ATTCGCACAGGGTTTACATCTACGGCAAGTAGACATGCTTCAAGATGGCATTGCAAAGAGCACAGCAACACTTTCTATGATGTCAAAGAAACTCAGAAGAATTTGTGTAAAAAGCCTGGAAAAgcacagaaagaaaaagaggcAAAAAGTTGGTGGAGTTAATGTCATAGTTCACATTGATGAGAGCAAGTTCTGCCATAAACGCAAG tatgcAAGAGGACGCTTTGGTAACACCTGGAAGAGAAAGCGAACATGGGTTTTTGGTATACTTGAAATCAAAGCTGCAAGCAGACGTCCAATTCTTCGCCTtgtgaaaaaaagaaacaaggAAACCCTTGTTCCAATCATCAAAAAACAC CCAGAATTATGTAGATCCTCAAACAGGACTACACACTCAAAACATTGA
- the LOC125258084 gene encoding protein FAM133B-like isoform X2, with translation MFDPEHSVQRPPSGNGSSALGTMHFTRAKARRGNTEGEGEDSTNKSAAKMDSLKPVKQHILWKKKAEMLQSRVDELEEENGLLKKQLEEKSAQEQDGNMEIMATGDEEPQAMMLDSSTDTSTDSSSDDSSSSSTSDSSVEEKKKKKYKKKNGKKRSKKRKKENKKMKKSGGKGERVASISDVVKRYLRVLKLVQKGFRMTAAFKKAHVSRNAVKDTAAIAEIYIADKSVLNQFKGKYTLLKLAQLCQKKIAGELAEKIIEMKNNKQLIPFSAKKD, from the exons ATGTTTGATCCAGAGCATTCAGTGCAGCGCCCCCCATCTGGCAATGGGAGCAGTGCGCTGGGTACCATGCATTTTACCCGGGCAAAGGCACGGAGGGGAAATACCGAGGGCGAAGGAGAAGATTCCACAAACAAAAGTG CTGCTAAGATGGACAGTCTCAAGCCTGTTAAACAACATATTCTCTGGAAGAAGAAGGCTGAGATGCTCCAGTCTCGGGTGGATGAGCTGGAGGAGGAAAATGGCTTACTCAAGAAGCAACTTGAAGAGAAGTCTGCACAAGAACAAg ATGGGAACATGGAGATAATGGCTACTGGAGATGAGGAGCCACAGGCCATGATGCTGGACTCCAGCACTGATACTAGCACTGATTCAAGCTCTGACGACTCCAGCTCCAGCTCTACCTCTGACTCTTCGGTTgaggaaaagaagaaaaagaagtaTAAAAAGAAGAATGGCAAGAAGagaagtaaaaaaagaaagaaggagAACAAAAAGATGAAGAAGTCAGGCGGAAAAGGAGAGCGAG ttgcctcaattTCAGATGTGGTGAAAAGATATCTACGTGTCCTCAAACTTGTGCAAAAAGGCTTCAGGATGACCGCAGCCTTCAAGAAAGCTCACGTTTCAAGAAATGCTGTGAAAGACACGGCAGCAATTGCAGAAATTTACATAGCAGACAAAAGTGTCCTAAACCAGTTCAAGGGTAAATACACACTTTTAAAACTAGCACAactttgtcaaaaaaaaatagctggTGAACTGGCAGAAAAGAtcattgaaatgaaaaataacaaacagCTCATCCCTTTTTCTGCAAAGAAAGACTGA
- the LOC125258084 gene encoding protein FAM133B-like isoform X1 — MHRHNMFDPEHSVQRPPSGNGSSALGTMHFTRAKARRGNTEGEGEDSTNKSAAKMDSLKPVKQHILWKKKAEMLQSRVDELEEENGLLKKQLEEKSAQEQDGNMEIMATGDEEPQAMMLDSSTDTSTDSSSDDSSSSSTSDSSVEEKKKKKYKKKNGKKRSKKRKKENKKMKKSGGKGERVASISDVVKRYLRVLKLVQKGFRMTAAFKKAHVSRNAVKDTAAIAEIYIADKSVLNQFKGKYTLLKLAQLCQKKIAGELAEKIIEMKNNKQLIPFSAKKD, encoded by the exons ATG CATCGACATAACATGTTTGATCCAGAGCATTCAGTGCAGCGCCCCCCATCTGGCAATGGGAGCAGTGCGCTGGGTACCATGCATTTTACCCGGGCAAAGGCACGGAGGGGAAATACCGAGGGCGAAGGAGAAGATTCCACAAACAAAAGTG CTGCTAAGATGGACAGTCTCAAGCCTGTTAAACAACATATTCTCTGGAAGAAGAAGGCTGAGATGCTCCAGTCTCGGGTGGATGAGCTGGAGGAGGAAAATGGCTTACTCAAGAAGCAACTTGAAGAGAAGTCTGCACAAGAACAAg ATGGGAACATGGAGATAATGGCTACTGGAGATGAGGAGCCACAGGCCATGATGCTGGACTCCAGCACTGATACTAGCACTGATTCAAGCTCTGACGACTCCAGCTCCAGCTCTACCTCTGACTCTTCGGTTgaggaaaagaagaaaaagaagtaTAAAAAGAAGAATGGCAAGAAGagaagtaaaaaaagaaagaaggagAACAAAAAGATGAAGAAGTCAGGCGGAAAAGGAGAGCGAG ttgcctcaattTCAGATGTGGTGAAAAGATATCTACGTGTCCTCAAACTTGTGCAAAAAGGCTTCAGGATGACCGCAGCCTTCAAGAAAGCTCACGTTTCAAGAAATGCTGTGAAAGACACGGCAGCAATTGCAGAAATTTACATAGCAGACAAAAGTGTCCTAAACCAGTTCAAGGGTAAATACACACTTTTAAAACTAGCACAactttgtcaaaaaaaaatagctggTGAACTGGCAGAAAAGAtcattgaaatgaaaaataacaaacagCTCATCCCTTTTTCTGCAAAGAAAGACTGA